The Fibrobacter sp. UWEL nucleotide sequence AACCCCTGTTCTACCTGGCAGGAATTTGCCTCTGGACCTACTTTGCGGAATGCCTGAACCAGACCAGCAAAACCTTCATCGACAACGCCAACGTTTTTGGCAAAGTCTATTTTCCCCGCCTCGTTGTGCCAATGGCCACAGTGACCAGCAACCTGATCCGCCTTAGTATCCAAATGGGTCTATTTCTAATCGTTTTTGCCTACTACTTGATCTTTACCGACGCCCCGGTCCACCCCAACCTTTACCTGCTTTTGACCCCCGTACTCATCACCATCTTGGCAGGCCTTGCCCTGGGTTTCGGCATTCTCTTTAGCAGCCTTACCACCAAGTATCGCGACCTCACATTTCTCCTGAGTTTTATTGTGCAGCTGTGGATGTACGCCACCCCAGTCATCTACCCCCTAAGCACCATCGACAACCCCAAACTAAAAATGCTCATGAGCGCAAACCCCCTCACAAGCATCATGGAAACATTCAAGTACGGGATGTTAGGTGTTGGTGAATTCAGTTGGCAGGGGCTAGGATACAGCACTGGATTTGCCATCGTTCTGCTCACCATAGGCATCATCGTTTTCAATCGCATTCAGAAAACCTTTATGGATA carries:
- a CDS encoding ABC transporter permease, whose product is MSELNSEKWITEIKPKSSLLSIDFKELWQYRDLYRMFVKRDIVTWYKQTILGPLWFFIQPIMTTIMFMVVFGGIAKISTDGLPQPLFYLAGICLWTYFAECLNQTSKTFIDNANVFGKVYFPRLVVPMATVTSNLIRLSIQMGLFLIVFAYYLIFTDAPVHPNLYLLLTPVLITILAGLALGFGILFSSLTTKYRDLTFLLSFIVQLWMYATPVIYPLSTIDNPKLKMLMSANPLTSIMETFKYGMLGVGEFSWQGLGYSTGFAIVLLTIGIIVFNRIQKTFMDTV